From the Thermococcus sp. MV5 genome, the window AAAGATCATGTGATTTTTCTAGACACTGACACTTTAGAGTACGAGTACATTCCATTTCCGAAAGATGTTAGTGTTGTGGTGTTTTACACGGGTATCAAGAGAGAACTGGCCTCTTCCGCCTATGCCGAAAGGAGACAAATTGCAGAGGAAGTCTTGCGGATTTTAAGTAAGAGAACTTCTAAAGAAGTTAATGAGAGCGATCTAACACACCTCCCTTCATTCTATCGTCGCTTCTTTGGATACATTATACGAGAAAACAGGAGAGTTATACAGGTTAGACGGGCTTTGAGAAAAGGAGATATCATTGAAGTAGGTGAAATTCTCACACGAGCCCATAGAGATATCGCAAGAAACTATGGTGTAAGCTGTAAAGAGCTGGATTTCTTTGTAAATAAGGCTATTGAACTCGGGGCCTATGGTGCAAGACTGACTGGAGCGGGTTTTGGAGGATCCGCTATAGCCCTAGTTGAAGAGGAAAAAGCAAAAGAATTCGGGGAGGTTATTATAAGAGAATACAAAAAGAAGTTCTCATGGAATGCAAAGTACTTCATCGTAAAGCCTTCTGATGGAGTGGAATAAGTGAGAGCATTGGTTTTCCATGGGAAGTTACATTTTCTTTTGAAAGCCTCACCCTTCAAGGAAGGGGAGGAGGTCAGCCACAATCTGATGGGAAAAGGTAGCAGTCCCAAAAATGAACTCATCAAAAAATTTTATCCCCATTAACTCCACCAAAAAATTAATACTCTTCCAAATCTAATTAGTCTTACGGTGGTAAGATGAGAGAACTCCGTTATAATCCCTTGCTCGGCCAGTGGGTCATGGTGTCTGCAGAGAGGGAAAAACGGCCTTGGAGACCAAAAGATTTTTGCCCCTTCTGCCCAGGTGGTGAAGAAACTGGTTATGGGTGGGAAGTGCTCTCACTTCCTAATCGTTTCCCAATGCTTTCTTTCAACACCCCTAAACCCGAAAGTAAAGGGTTTTATAAAAAAGCTCGCGCTCTTGGGCAATGCAGTGTTATCGTGGAAACCCCAGAGCATGAATTGAAAGACTTGGAGGAACTCTCCATAGACCAAATGACTAAAGTTGTCCAGTTGTGGAAGGAAATCACAAGAGAATTAAAAAACAACCCTCATATTGCATACCTATCAATTTTTCGAAATAAGGGTGAAGAAATAGGTGTGAGTTTAACCCACCCCCATGGGCAATTGTATGCT encodes:
- a CDS encoding galactokinase codes for the protein MSKITMLRVQSPGRVNLIGEHTDYTLGYVMPMAVNLYTVLEGERDENVNIYSDYFGEWRSFTLNELKKENSWIDYIKAIYWILLRKKYEIRGIKGRVYGDLPLGAGLGSSASFELATLAFLNRAYDLHLPLRDMALMAQEAENKFVGVPCGILDQFAITFGKKDHVIFLDTDTLEYEYIPFPKDVSVVVFYTGIKRELASSAYAERRQIAEEVLRILSKRTSKEVNESDLTHLPSFYRRFFGYIIRENRRVIQVRRALRKGDIIEVGEILTRAHRDIARNYGVSCKELDFFVNKAIELGAYGARLTGAGFGGSAIALVEEEKAKEFGEVIIREYKKKFSWNAKYFIVKPSDGVE